The DNA segment CATCTACTGCCATTCCAAGCGACAAGATGAATCCAGCAATCCCTGGCAGGCTGAGTGTGACAGGGATAAGGGCATAGACGGCTAAGTTGAATAGGCCGTAAAGGGATAGGGCGACTACCGCAACGAGCCCAGCCAATCGATAAACGATCACCATGAAAACAGCTACTAGCAGCAGGCCTGTAAGGGCTGCCACAAGGCTAGTACGAATGTTTTCAGCTCCTAATGAAGGCCCAACTGTGCGCACCTCGAGGATTTTTACTGGCAGCGGCAAGGAGCCCCCTCGGAGCTGAACCTCCAAATCCCGCGCCTGTTCGGCGGTGAAATTACCCGTGATACTTGCCGAGCCTCCAGTAATGCCCGCTGCCTTGAACTCAGGGCCAACGCTTGCCTCACTTATGGAGCGACCATCCAGAACAATGCCGAGCAAACGACCAGTGCCGGCGATCGACTGGGTAAGGCTGGCAAACTTATCGCCACCGTCCTTAGTGAAACCGAGTGTCACATCCCAGCCGGTGCCTGTTTGCTGCTGCTGGCGTCCTGCGGTGACAAGATCCTTGCCGCTGAGGCCAGCTGGTTCGAATAGGGCAACAATGTCAACGTTGATACGTTGCAGGTCTGCCTCTAGCTGATCACGATCAGCTTGTTTGGTGTCAGGGGTAGTTGGTTCATCCTGCTGGGAGTCAGCAGCTTCCTTAACAGGGCCATTTAGGCGGATTAAAAGTGCCGTTGCCTGACGTTTCAGGCTGAGCAATTCCTGCATCCGCTGCTCAGTACCCGGTTTTTGAGCCCGAAATTCAAGTAATGCTGTAGTGCCAAGAACCTTGGCGGCGCGTGACGGATCTT comes from the Cyanobium sp. Tous-M-B4 genome and includes:
- the secD gene encoding protein translocase subunit SecD — translated: MARQQGWFALILALAIAAGALLFSWNTPETPLGQRLGLDLRGGSQLTLQVLPAGAIKTVQKEQLDAVKEVLDRRINGLGVAESTLQTVGEDQLVLQLPGEQDPSRAAKVLGTTALLEFRAQKPGTEQRMQELLSLKRQATALLIRLNGPVKEAADSQQDEPTTPDTKQADRDQLEADLQRINVDIVALFEPAGLSGKDLVTAGRQQQQTGTGWDVTLGFTKDGGDKFASLTQSIAGTGRLLGIVLDGRSISEASVGPEFKAAGITGGSASITGNFTAEQARDLEVQLRGGSLPLPVKILEVRTVGPSLGAENIRTSLVAALTGLLLVAVFMVIVYRLAGLVAVVALSLYGLFNLAVYALIPVTLSLPGIAGFILSLGMAVDANVLIFERIKEELRSGNTLIRSIDTGFALAFSSILDGQVTTLISCIALFALGTGLVKGFAVTLGIGVLLSLFSSLTCTRTLLRVLMSYPGLRRINYFIPLVQRSEGVA